Proteins co-encoded in one Balearica regulorum gibbericeps isolate bBalReg1 chromosome 24, bBalReg1.pri, whole genome shotgun sequence genomic window:
- the SRCIN1 gene encoding SRC kinase signaling inhibitor 1 isoform X2 has translation MFPPCMTLSRGVTSRTSTHMISADDAEYPREYRTLGNGTRRFSNVGLVHTSERRHTVIAAQSLEALTGLQKSEMERKRDAFMDHLKNKYPQHALALRGQQERMRDQQPNYWSFKTRSSRHSQGSQPGLADQAKLSFASAESLETMSEAELPLGFNRMNRFRQSLPLSRSTSQTKLRSPGVLFLQFGDETRRVHITHEISSMDTLHALIVHMFPQKLTMGMLKSPNTAILIKDESRNVFYELEDVRDIQDRSIIKIYRKEPLYASFPASHITNGDLRREMVYTSRESSPTRRLNNMSPASHLTSGSPPPVLQSSSPSRSRMSYSGGRPPSYAGSPVHHSERLSNLPPAQGVSPSPSAILERRDVKPDEDLAGKNVVLVKNEGLYADPYGMVHEGRLSITSTQSLAGMGDPFGYSGGLYKRGSVRSLSTYSAAALQTELEDSLYKPNAPIYSDTYGPGLGFRMPPSSPQKMADGRLVEPGQSPHSPYSGPPSRSSPVRQSFRKDSCSSVFMESPVNKPRNASSSGPPELFPGPGDRPLSGFGSPGPAKDTETRERMEAMEKQIASLTGLVQSALLRGSEAETPSEKTEATNGGTPPSASTSRSGMGTPVPAPPPPSVTSTPAGQPTAITRLHMQLHLHDLQQNASDLRNQLQQLKKLQLQNQETVKTMLRRTETEISVRVTDTMRKHEDPLQRQRSLVEEERLRYLNEEELITQQLNDLEKSVEKIQKDLAHNHRLIPVQELEEKAVVLKQLGETLTDLKAQFPSLQSKMRVVLRVEVEAVKFLKEEPNRLDGLLKRCQTVTDTLAQIRRQVDEGVWTSPSNLSQSPKKVAPETDFSKGLDLEMPTSPPVSLHHLTAATETLGMPSFGHSPPQTQTHPSKSNNPSRAPEMVPAKTQTGPETPSKKSADKAVSVEAAERDWEEKRAALTQYSAKDINRLLEETQAELMKAIPDLEFAAKHKQATGSGSTASTPEHKPSKPQHAPKSGGKGDPNGRRGSDELTVPRYRTEKPSKSPPPPPPRRSFPSSHGLTTTRSGEVIVTSKKEPGFMKKAESEELETQKPQVKLRRTVSEVVRPASTPPIIASAIKDDDDEDRIIAELESGGVSIPAMKVVNPASRLKQSQQGSPDKSKHIKQRMEYMRIQGQQQAARPSKEASETSPAVSEKPASGRTSIPVLTSFGARNSSISF, from the exons cAACCCAACTACTGGAGCTTTAAG aCGAGGAGCTCCCGACACTCCCAGGGCTCCCAGCCCGGCTTGGCCGATCAAGCCAAACTCTCCTTCGCCTCGGCCGAATCCTTGGAAACCATGTCGGAAGCGGAGCTGCCCTTGGGGTTCAACAGGATGAACCGGTTCCGGCAGAGCTTGCCCTTGTCCCGGTCCACCAGCCAGACGAAGCTGCGATCGCCAG gggtccttttcctgcagtttggGGATGAGACGAGACGCGTCCACATCACCCACGAGATCAGCAGCATGGACACCCTGCACGCCCTCATTGTCCACATGTTCCCCCAGAAGCTCACCATGGGGATGCTGAAGTCTCCCAACACCGCCATCCTCATCAAGGATGAGTCGCGCAATGTCTTCTACGAGCTGGAGGATGTCCG CGACATCCAGGACAGAAGTATCATTAAAATCTACCGGAAAGAACCACTCTACGCCTCGTTCCCAGCCTCGCACATCACCAACGGCGACCTGAGG AGGGAGATGGTGTACACCTCCAGGGAGTCGTCTCCCACCCGCCGGCTGAACAACATGTCCCCGGCTTCCCACCTCACCTCCGGCTCCCCTCCGCCGGTGCTCCAGtcctcctccccgtcccgctcccGCATGTCCTACAGCGGGGGCCGCCCGCCCTCCTACGCCGGCAGCCCCGTCCATCACAGCGAGCGTCTCTCCAACCTGCCGCCCGCCCAGGGGGTCTCGCCCAGCCCCAGCGCCATCCTGGAGCGCCGGGACGTGAAGCCGGATGAGGACCTGGCCGGGAAGAATGTGGTGCTGGTGAAGAACGAGGGGCTTTACGCCGATCCCTACGGCATGGTGCACGAGGGCCGGCTCAGCATCACCTCCACCCAGTCCCTGGCTGGCATGGGAGACCCTTTCGGCTACTCGGGGGGGCTGTACAAGCGGGGCTCCGTTCGCTCTCTCAGCACCTACTCGGCGGCCGCCTTGCAGACAGAGCTGGAGGACAGCCTGTACAAGCCCAACGCGCCCATTTACAGCGACACGTACGGACCCGGCTTGGGTTTCCGCatgcccccctcctccccacagaaGATGGCTGATGGCCGGCTGGTGGAGCCGGGGCAGAGCCCGCACAGCCCCTACTCGGGACCCCCCAGCCGCTCCTCGCCTGTCCGTCAGTCCTTCCGCAAGGACTCCTGCTCCTCCGTCTTCATGGAAAGCCCGGTCAACAAACCGCGCAACGCCAGCTCCTCCGGCCCTCCGGAGCTGTTTCCTGGCCCCGGCGATCGCCCGCTCTCGGGGTTCGGCTCCCCGGGACCAGCCAAGGACACGGAAACGAG GGAGCGGATGGAGGCGATGGAGAAGCAGATCGCCAGCCTGACGGGGCTGGTGCAGAGCGCGCTGCTCCGTGGCTCCGAGGCCGAGACCCCCAG CGAGAAGACAGAAGCCACCAACGGCGGGACCCCCCCGTCTGCGT CGACCAGCCGCAGCGGCATGGGGACACCGGTGCCTgcgcccccgccgccctccgTCACCAGCACGCCGGCGGGGCAGCCCACTGCCATCACCCGCTTGCACATGCAGCTGCACCTCCACGACCTGCAGCAGAACGCCAGCGACCTCCGcaaccagctgcagcagctcaagAAGCTGCAG ctgcagaaccAGGAGACGGTGAAGACGATGCTGCGGCGGACGGAGACGGAGATCAGCGTGCGGGTGACGGACACCATGCGCAAGCACGAGGACCCCCTGCAGCGCCAGCGCAGCTTGGTGGAAGAGGAGCGGCTCCGCTACCTCAACGAGGAGGAGCTGATCACCCAGCAGCTCAA TGACCTGGAGAAGTCGGTGGAGAAGATCCAGAAGGATTTGGCCCACAACCACCGGCTCATCCCCgtgcaggagctggaggagaaggcgGTGGTGCTCAAGCAGCTGGGGGAGACGCTGACAGACCTCAAGG cccagttccccagcctgcagagcaAGATGCGGGTGGTGCTGCGGGTGGAGGTGGAAGCCGTCAAGTTCCTCAAGGAGGAGCCGAACCGTCTGGATGGTCTGCTCAAGCGCTGCCAGACGGTGACGGACACGCTCGCCCAGATCCGCAG GCAAGTGGACGAGGGGGTGTGGACCTCCCCCAGCAACCTCAGCCAGTCCCCCAAGAAGGTGGCCCCCGAGACAGACTTCAGCAAAGGGCTGGATTTGGAGATGCCCACCAGCCCCCCAGTGAGCCTCCACCACCTGACGGCCGCCACCGAGACGCTGGGCATGCCCAGCTTtgggcacagccccccccagaCCCAGACCCACCCCTCCAAGAGCAATAACCCTTCCCGAGCTCCGGAGATGGTACCTGCCAAGACCCAGACGGGCCCGGAGACCCCCAGCAAGAAGAGTGCGGACAAAGCCGTATCCGTGGAG GCTGCCGAGCGGGACTGGGAGGAGAAGCGGGCGGCGCTGACCCAGTACAGCGCCAAGGACATCAACCGCCTCCTCGAGGAGACGCAAGCCGAGCTGATGAAGGCCATCCCCGACCTGGAGTTCGCCGCCAAGCACAAGCAAGCCACGGGCAGCGGCAGCACCGCCTCCACGCCTGAGCACAAACCCTCCAAGCCGCAGCACGCACCTAAGTCGGGGGGCAAGGGGGACCCCAACGGCCGCAGGGGCTCAG ACGAACTGACGGTGCCGCGGTACCGGACCGAGAAACCCTCCAAATCGCCGCCACCACCTCCTCCACGCCGGAGCTTCCCCTCGTCTCACGGACTGACCACAACCCGCAGCGGCGAAGTCATCGTCACCAGCAAGAAGGAGCCCGGTTTTATGAAG AAGGCCGAGTCGGAGGAGCTGGAGACCCAGAAGCCGCAGGTGAAGCTGAGACGGACGGTGTCGGAGGTGGTCAGGCCGGCGTCCACCCCTCCCATCATCGCCTCTGCCATCAAAGACGACGACGACGAGGACCGCATCATTGCGGAGCTGGAG AGCGGTGGCGTGTCCATCCCGGCCATGAAGGTGGTAAACCCGGCGTCCCGGCTGAAGCAGAGCCAGCAGGGCAGCCCCGACAAAAGCAAGCACATAAAGCAGCGGATGGAGTACATGCGGAtccagggccagcagcag gCCGCTAGACCATCTAAAGAGGCTAGTGAGACTTCCCCCGCGGTCTCAGAAAAACCCGCATCTGGCAGAACATCCATCCCCGTATTGACTTCCTTTGGGGCAAGGAACTCCTCCATCTCATTCTGA